One region of Eleutherodactylus coqui strain aEleCoq1 chromosome 5, aEleCoq1.hap1, whole genome shotgun sequence genomic DNA includes:
- the KMT5A gene encoding N-lysine methyltransferase KMT5A isoform X1 codes for MGRGKKMSKPSDGRSGDAPETCPPGGTNENKPKMNGQDVRNGGQAKIYSYMSPPKSASTRPPLQEENSAIHNEGKYLGKASVDVHKKADVENIKAAATTELAKAIERKRNGCNSTEAIPDQEQLVHETQKKSLLPLADKTSGPQKMVKAKSNRRKVQETKSPANRKVTDYFPVRRSCRKSKKELQIEEKKRIDDLILSGTEEGMKIDIITDKGRGVIATRNFQRGEFVVEYHGDLIETTDAKRREALYAQDSSTGCYMYYFQYLNKTYCVDATKETNRLGRLINHSKNGNCHTKLHDINNVPHLILIASRDIKAGEELLYDYGDRSKSSIEAHPWLKS; via the exons gtaagaaaatgtccaaaCCCAGCGACGGAAGAAGTGGGGACGCACCAGAAACCTGTCCGCCCGGGGGAACCAATGAGAACAAACCGAAAATGAACGGG CAGGATGTGAGAAATGGGGGACAGGCAAAAATCTATTCTTATATGAGCCCTCCTAAATCTGCCAGTACAAGACCACCTCTTCAGGAAGAAAACTCAGCAATACATAATGAAGGAAAATATCTGGGCAAAGCCTCTGTGGATGTACACAAGAAAGCGGATG TTGAGAACATAAAAGCTGCTGCCACAACAGAATTGGCAAAAGCCATCGAACGCAAACGAAACGGCTGTAATTCTACAGAAGCTATTCCTGATCAGGAGCAGTTGGTCCACGAAACTCAAAAGAAATCATTGTTGCCGCTTGCTGACAAGACATCGGGGCCTCAGAAGATGGTGAAGGCAAAATCTAACAGAAGGAA GGTACAAGAAACAAAATCTCCTGCAAACAGAAAAGTCACAGATTATTTCCCTGTCAGGCGAAGCtgcagaaaaagcaaaaaagagcTACAG ATAGAAGAGAAGAAGAGAATAGATGACCTTATTCTAAGCGGGACAGAAGAAGGAATGAAG ATTGACATAATTACTGATAAAGGTAGAGGCGTGATTGCAACTCGTAACTTCCAACGTGGCGAATTTGTGGTGGAATACCATGGTGACCTCATAGAGACAACAGACGCTAAGAGGCGAGAGGCATTATATGCTCAGGACTCTTCCACTGGCTGCTACATGTATTATTTTCAGTACCTGAATAAAACCTACTG TGTTGACGCTACAAAAGAAACCAACCGCCTGGGAAGACTAATAAACCATAGCAAAAATGGAAATTGCCATACAAAGTTACATGATATCAACAATGTACCTCACCTTATATTGATTGCATCAAGGGACATAAAGGCAGGGGAGGAACTGTTGTATGACTATGGCGATCGAAGCAAGTCTTCCATCGAAGCACATCCATGGCTAAAAAGCTGA
- the KMT5A gene encoding N-lysine methyltransferase KMT5A isoform X2, whose protein sequence is MGRGKKMSKPSDGRSGDAPETCPPGGTNENKPKMNGDVRNGGQAKIYSYMSPPKSASTRPPLQEENSAIHNEGKYLGKASVDVHKKADVENIKAAATTELAKAIERKRNGCNSTEAIPDQEQLVHETQKKSLLPLADKTSGPQKMVKAKSNRRKVQETKSPANRKVTDYFPVRRSCRKSKKELQIEEKKRIDDLILSGTEEGMKIDIITDKGRGVIATRNFQRGEFVVEYHGDLIETTDAKRREALYAQDSSTGCYMYYFQYLNKTYCVDATKETNRLGRLINHSKNGNCHTKLHDINNVPHLILIASRDIKAGEELLYDYGDRSKSSIEAHPWLKS, encoded by the exons gtaagaaaatgtccaaaCCCAGCGACGGAAGAAGTGGGGACGCACCAGAAACCTGTCCGCCCGGGGGAACCAATGAGAACAAACCGAAAATGAACGGG GATGTGAGAAATGGGGGACAGGCAAAAATCTATTCTTATATGAGCCCTCCTAAATCTGCCAGTACAAGACCACCTCTTCAGGAAGAAAACTCAGCAATACATAATGAAGGAAAATATCTGGGCAAAGCCTCTGTGGATGTACACAAGAAAGCGGATG TTGAGAACATAAAAGCTGCTGCCACAACAGAATTGGCAAAAGCCATCGAACGCAAACGAAACGGCTGTAATTCTACAGAAGCTATTCCTGATCAGGAGCAGTTGGTCCACGAAACTCAAAAGAAATCATTGTTGCCGCTTGCTGACAAGACATCGGGGCCTCAGAAGATGGTGAAGGCAAAATCTAACAGAAGGAA GGTACAAGAAACAAAATCTCCTGCAAACAGAAAAGTCACAGATTATTTCCCTGTCAGGCGAAGCtgcagaaaaagcaaaaaagagcTACAG ATAGAAGAGAAGAAGAGAATAGATGACCTTATTCTAAGCGGGACAGAAGAAGGAATGAAG ATTGACATAATTACTGATAAAGGTAGAGGCGTGATTGCAACTCGTAACTTCCAACGTGGCGAATTTGTGGTGGAATACCATGGTGACCTCATAGAGACAACAGACGCTAAGAGGCGAGAGGCATTATATGCTCAGGACTCTTCCACTGGCTGCTACATGTATTATTTTCAGTACCTGAATAAAACCTACTG TGTTGACGCTACAAAAGAAACCAACCGCCTGGGAAGACTAATAAACCATAGCAAAAATGGAAATTGCCATACAAAGTTACATGATATCAACAATGTACCTCACCTTATATTGATTGCATCAAGGGACATAAAGGCAGGGGAGGAACTGTTGTATGACTATGGCGATCGAAGCAAGTCTTCCATCGAAGCACATCCATGGCTAAAAAGCTGA
- the KMT5A gene encoding N-lysine methyltransferase KMT5A isoform X3: protein MSPPKSASTRPPLQEENSAIHNEGKYLGKASVDVHKKADVENIKAAATTELAKAIERKRNGCNSTEAIPDQEQLVHETQKKSLLPLADKTSGPQKMVKAKSNRRKVQETKSPANRKVTDYFPVRRSCRKSKKELQIEEKKRIDDLILSGTEEGMKIDIITDKGRGVIATRNFQRGEFVVEYHGDLIETTDAKRREALYAQDSSTGCYMYYFQYLNKTYCVDATKETNRLGRLINHSKNGNCHTKLHDINNVPHLILIASRDIKAGEELLYDYGDRSKSSIEAHPWLKS from the exons ATGAGCCCTCCTAAATCTGCCAGTACAAGACCACCTCTTCAGGAAGAAAACTCAGCAATACATAATGAAGGAAAATATCTGGGCAAAGCCTCTGTGGATGTACACAAGAAAGCGGATG TTGAGAACATAAAAGCTGCTGCCACAACAGAATTGGCAAAAGCCATCGAACGCAAACGAAACGGCTGTAATTCTACAGAAGCTATTCCTGATCAGGAGCAGTTGGTCCACGAAACTCAAAAGAAATCATTGTTGCCGCTTGCTGACAAGACATCGGGGCCTCAGAAGATGGTGAAGGCAAAATCTAACAGAAGGAA GGTACAAGAAACAAAATCTCCTGCAAACAGAAAAGTCACAGATTATTTCCCTGTCAGGCGAAGCtgcagaaaaagcaaaaaagagcTACAG ATAGAAGAGAAGAAGAGAATAGATGACCTTATTCTAAGCGGGACAGAAGAAGGAATGAAG ATTGACATAATTACTGATAAAGGTAGAGGCGTGATTGCAACTCGTAACTTCCAACGTGGCGAATTTGTGGTGGAATACCATGGTGACCTCATAGAGACAACAGACGCTAAGAGGCGAGAGGCATTATATGCTCAGGACTCTTCCACTGGCTGCTACATGTATTATTTTCAGTACCTGAATAAAACCTACTG TGTTGACGCTACAAAAGAAACCAACCGCCTGGGAAGACTAATAAACCATAGCAAAAATGGAAATTGCCATACAAAGTTACATGATATCAACAATGTACCTCACCTTATATTGATTGCATCAAGGGACATAAAGGCAGGGGAGGAACTGTTGTATGACTATGGCGATCGAAGCAAGTCTTCCATCGAAGCACATCCATGGCTAAAAAGCTGA